From the Streptomyces syringium genome, one window contains:
- a CDS encoding TadE family type IV pilus minor pilin gives MPRSDGGYVTAEAALVLPTLTLFGMALLWGLMAASAQIQCVDAARAGARAAARSEPASAAVAAARSAAPAGARIAVAREGDLVRVRVDARTVGPGPLTVRLGGEAVALAEETVG, from the coding sequence ATGCCTCGTTCTGACGGCGGCTATGTGACGGCGGAAGCCGCGTTGGTCCTCCCGACGCTGACGCTGTTCGGCATGGCACTGCTCTGGGGGCTGATGGCGGCGTCCGCACAGATCCAGTGTGTGGACGCGGCCCGGGCGGGCGCTCGGGCGGCGGCCCGGTCGGAGCCTGCGTCGGCGGCGGTCGCCGCCGCCAGATCGGCCGCTCCGGCCGGGGCCCGGATCGCGGTGGCAAGGGAGGGCGACCTGGTGCGGGTGCGGGTCGATGCCCGGACCGTGGGCCCGGGACCGCTGACGGTGCGGCTGGGCGGGGAGGCGGTGGCCCTTGCTGAGGAGACGGTGGGGTGA
- a CDS encoding ATP-binding protein: MATVELLFSALPEHVRTARLVAAAVARRAGVDEAVLDEVRLAVGEACTRAVGLHAGHGVTTPVRVVLIEDEKKFSIEVGDDAPHLSAADAAAGGPGEASGAPEEGEDDMGLAVISGLVDDVEVTADESGGLIRMSWPTIPAPVLP; the protein is encoded by the coding sequence ATGGCCACCGTCGAACTGCTGTTCAGTGCCCTTCCCGAGCATGTCCGCACCGCCCGGTTGGTAGCCGCCGCGGTGGCTCGCCGGGCCGGGGTCGACGAGGCCGTGCTGGACGAGGTGCGCCTGGCCGTGGGTGAGGCGTGCACGCGCGCGGTGGGGCTGCACGCCGGTCACGGTGTGACCACCCCGGTGCGGGTCGTGCTGATCGAGGACGAGAAGAAGTTCTCCATCGAGGTCGGCGACGACGCCCCCCATCTGTCCGCCGCCGATGCCGCCGCGGGCGGCCCGGGCGAGGCTTCCGGCGCGCCGGAAGAGGGCGAGGACGACATGGGCCTCGCCGTCATCAGCGGGCTGGTCGACGACGTCGAGGTGACCGCGGACGAATCCGGCGGCCTCATTCGGATGAGCTGGCCGACGATCCCCGCCCCCGTGCTGCCCTAG
- a CDS encoding DUF7059 domain-containing protein, whose amino-acid sequence MSTNLPAASDRARTARLRDALLAAAFTADGLLDLLGAPAYAALARSETVPALRATRGDSPLETLIRLFLLQRPVEYGRAAAALPMDDCLADGWLVREAGDLVRATVDVRPFGGPEGQDWWIVSDLGCAVGGAGGIAGGADAPGGAARSELVLGVGGASTTLAGITVRTPVASALDLGTGSGIQALHAAQHATRVTATDLNPRALHMTRLTLALSGAPEADLREGSLFEPVADETYDLIVSNPPFVISPGARLTYRDGGMGGDDLCRTLVQQSAARLNDGGYCQLLANWQHVEGEDWRERLTSWVPRGCDAWIVQREVQDVAQYAELWLRDAGDHRTAPAEYAARYDAWLDEFEARKTKGIGFGWITLRKSGSDRPSVMAEEWPHPVEQPLGASVRAHFERQDFLRAHDDASLLAARFKLADEVVQEQVGLPGAEDPEHVVLRQNRGMRRATKVDTVGAGFAGVCDGSLSAGRILDAIAQLVGEDAVLLRDRTPDSIRLLVEQGFLTPVGD is encoded by the coding sequence GTGAGTACGAACCTGCCCGCCGCCTCCGACCGCGCGCGCACCGCCCGGTTGCGCGATGCCCTGCTCGCCGCCGCCTTCACCGCCGACGGCCTCCTCGACCTGCTCGGCGCCCCCGCCTACGCCGCGCTCGCCCGCAGCGAGACCGTCCCCGCCCTGCGCGCCACGCGTGGCGACAGCCCGCTGGAGACGCTTATCCGGCTCTTCCTGCTGCAGCGGCCGGTCGAGTACGGGCGGGCCGCCGCCGCGCTCCCGATGGACGACTGCCTCGCCGACGGCTGGCTGGTCCGCGAGGCCGGTGACCTCGTACGGGCGACCGTGGACGTCCGCCCGTTCGGCGGCCCCGAGGGGCAGGACTGGTGGATCGTCTCCGACCTCGGCTGCGCGGTCGGCGGCGCCGGCGGCATCGCCGGGGGCGCGGACGCCCCGGGCGGGGCGGCCCGTTCGGAGCTGGTCCTGGGCGTCGGCGGCGCGTCCACGACCCTCGCCGGGATCACCGTCCGTACGCCCGTGGCCAGCGCCCTCGACCTGGGCACCGGTTCCGGCATCCAGGCGCTGCACGCGGCCCAGCACGCCACCCGGGTCACGGCCACCGACCTCAATCCGCGTGCCCTGCACATGACGCGGCTGACCCTCGCGCTGTCCGGAGCGCCCGAGGCGGATCTGCGCGAGGGCTCGCTGTTCGAGCCGGTCGCCGATGAGACGTACGACCTGATCGTCTCCAACCCGCCCTTCGTGATCTCCCCCGGCGCCCGGCTCACCTACCGCGACGGCGGCATGGGCGGCGACGACCTCTGCCGCACCCTCGTCCAGCAGTCCGCCGCCCGGCTCAACGACGGCGGTTACTGCCAGCTGCTCGCCAATTGGCAGCACGTGGAGGGCGAGGACTGGCGCGAGCGGCTGACGTCCTGGGTGCCCCGGGGCTGTGACGCGTGGATCGTCCAGCGCGAGGTGCAGGACGTCGCCCAGTACGCAGAGCTGTGGCTGCGCGACGCCGGCGACCACCGCACGGCTCCGGCCGAGTACGCGGCCCGCTACGACGCGTGGCTGGACGAATTCGAGGCCCGCAAGACCAAGGGCATCGGATTTGGCTGGATCACGCTGCGTAAATCCGGCTCGGACCGGCCGTCCGTGATGGCGGAGGAGTGGCCGCACCCCGTCGAGCAGCCGCTCGGCGCGTCCGTGCGGGCCCATTTCGAGCGGCAGGACTTCCTGCGCGCGCACGACGACGCGTCGCTGCTCGCCGCCCGCTTCAAGCTGGCCGACGAGGTCGTGCAGGAGCAGGTCGGGCTGCCGGGCGCGGAGGATCCGGAGCACGTCGTGCTCCGCCAGAACCGCGGCATGCGCCGGGCGACCAAGGTGGACACGGTCGGCGCGGGCTTCGCGGGCGTGTGTGACGGCTCACTCAGCGCGGGCCGGATCCTGGACGCCATCGCCCAGCTCGTCGGGGAGGACGCGGTGCTGCTGCGCGACCGTACGCCCGACTCGATCCGGCTCCTGGTCGAACAGGGTTTCCTCACGCCGGTGGGCGACTGA
- a CDS encoding small secreted protein encodes MNKKLVAALSGGAALVMALTGCSDSDNGDKKLDDWAKKVCDQMQPQVKKIQDANSSIASVQNEEDSKKIQQTDSKAFQANADAYKALGSAVQNAGAPPVKDGETSQQNAVKALNDLSAAYTNLKKRMDGLDTGDKGKFAAGLKSIAGDIGKLSSQSDEALKKLQSGDVGKAMAKQPGCQKTSTSATPTKK; translated from the coding sequence GTGAACAAGAAGCTTGTGGCTGCACTGTCCGGCGGTGCGGCGCTCGTTATGGCGCTGACCGGTTGCAGCGACAGCGACAACGGTGACAAGAAGCTCGACGACTGGGCCAAGAAGGTCTGCGACCAGATGCAGCCCCAGGTGAAGAAGATCCAGGACGCCAACTCCTCGATCGCCTCCGTCCAGAACGAGGAGGACTCGAAGAAGATCCAGCAGACCGACTCCAAGGCCTTCCAGGCCAACGCCGACGCCTACAAGGCGCTGGGCTCGGCCGTGCAGAACGCGGGCGCGCCGCCCGTCAAGGACGGCGAGACCAGCCAGCAGAACGCCGTCAAGGCGCTCAACGACCTCTCCGCGGCCTACACCAACCTGAAGAAGCGGATGGACGGTCTGGACACCGGGGACAAGGGCAAGTTCGCCGCGGGGCTCAAGAGCATCGCGGGCGACATCGGCAAGCTCAGCAGCCAGAGCGACGAGGCCCTCAAGAAGCTGCAGTCCGGCGATGTCGGCAAGGCGATGGCGAAGCAGCCCGGTTGCCAGAAGACGTCGACCTCGGCCACGCCGACGAAGAAGTAG
- a CDS encoding Rv3654c family TadE-like protein — MASAWVAIAAAAFCAVFAATLAMGQAVAARHRAGGAADLAVLAAADHALSGHRTACGLARKVAAAQAARVVRCAVSGEIAEVAAEARAGPYTVRVSSRAGPPGLTGPLVAPEPAGGDGPGHHGVGP, encoded by the coding sequence ATGGCGTCGGCGTGGGTGGCGATCGCCGCGGCGGCTTTCTGCGCGGTGTTCGCGGCGACGCTGGCCATGGGACAGGCCGTGGCCGCCCGCCACCGGGCGGGCGGCGCCGCGGACCTGGCGGTGCTGGCGGCGGCCGACCACGCCTTGTCGGGACACCGGACGGCGTGCGGCTTGGCCCGGAAGGTGGCCGCCGCCCAGGCGGCGCGGGTGGTGCGGTGCGCCGTGAGCGGTGAGATCGCCGAAGTGGCGGCCGAGGCACGGGCCGGGCCGTACACCGTCCGGGTGAGTTCCCGCGCCGGCCCTCCGGGCCTCACGGGCCCGCTCGTCGCACCTGAGCCGGCGGGCGGCGACGGTCCGGGCCACCACGGGGTCGGGCCCTGA
- the bldG gene encoding anti-sigma factor antagonist BldG, translating into MDLSLSTRTVGDRTVVEVGGEIDVYTAPKLREQLVELVNDGSYHLVVDMEGVDFLDSTGLGVLVGGLKRVRAHEGSLRLVCNQERILKIFRITGLTKVFPIHTSVEDAVQATD; encoded by the coding sequence GTGGACCTGTCCCTGTCGACCCGGACCGTAGGCGACCGTACGGTCGTCGAGGTCGGTGGCGAGATTGATGTGTATACCGCGCCCAAGCTGCGTGAGCAGCTGGTCGAGCTTGTCAACGACGGCAGCTATCACCTCGTCGTGGACATGGAGGGCGTCGACTTCCTCGACTCCACCGGGCTCGGCGTGCTGGTCGGCGGGCTCAAGCGTGTGCGTGCCCATGAGGGCTCGCTGCGCCTGGTCTGCAACCAGGAGCGCATTCTCAAGATTTTCCGTATCACCGGCCTGACCAAGGTGTTCCCGATTCACACCTCGGTCGAGGACGCGGTGCAGGCGACCGACTGA
- a CDS encoding DEAD/DEAH box helicase, whose amino-acid sequence MAFNHLPAGAHDALSPLSVTPMTHSMSMAHDQLPPEAGVHPAPRVVLDRLATGAGRAARITHTEHLPPRPGRHAPWPEKIRPEVIGAIRAAGIDRPWAHQALTAEHALRGESVVVATGTASGKSLAYLAPVLSALLDGSEAPNGRGATALYLAPTKALAADQRRAVRALAAPLGKGIRPAVYDGDTPVEEREWVRQYANYALTNPDMLHRSILPAHPKWASFLRTLRYVVIDECHTYRGVFGSHVAQVLRRLRRVCARYGADPVFLLASATASDPATAATRLTGLPVVEVTEDASPRGEVVFALWEPPLTELHGERGAPVRRTATAETADLLTDLAVQGVRTVAFVRSRRGAELVALITQERLAAVDRSLPSRVAAYRGGYLPEERRAIERALHTGELLGLAATTALELGVDVAGLDAVLICGYPGTRASLWQQAGRAGRTGRGALAVLIARDDPLDTYLVHHPEALFRQPVESTVLDPDNPYVLAPHLCAAAAELPLTESDLSLFGPETPGLLSRLEGRKLLRRRGSAWHWTRRERAVDLADIRGGGGRPVQVVEEGTGRLLGTVDASAAHTAVHEGAVHLHQGRTYLVRHLDLEDSVALVEEAAPPYSTTARDTTAISILETSAEIPWGEARLCFGSVEVTNQVVSFLRRKLITGEVLGESKLDLPPRTLRTRAVWWTITEDHLDEARVHPEAVGGALHAAEHASIGMLPLFATCDRWDIGGVSVPLHPDTALPTVFVYDGHPGGAGFAERAFHTAASWLTATREAIAACECETGCPSCIQSPKCGNGNDPLDKRAAIRLLTRLLADAPTEKEPGAPLP is encoded by the coding sequence ATGGCATTCAATCACTTACCGGCAGGCGCGCACGACGCCTTGAGTCCATTGTCCGTCACGCCAATGACACACTCGATGTCGATGGCCCACGATCAACTCCCGCCGGAGGCGGGCGTACATCCCGCTCCCCGGGTGGTCCTCGACAGACTCGCCACCGGGGCAGGCCGGGCTGCACGCATCACTCATACGGAGCACTTGCCCCCTCGTCCGGGACGTCATGCCCCCTGGCCCGAGAAGATCCGGCCGGAAGTGATCGGCGCGATCCGTGCCGCCGGAATCGACCGTCCGTGGGCGCACCAGGCTCTGACGGCCGAGCACGCCCTGCGCGGCGAGTCGGTGGTGGTGGCCACGGGCACCGCGTCCGGCAAGTCGCTCGCGTACCTCGCCCCGGTCCTCAGCGCGCTCCTGGACGGCTCCGAGGCGCCCAACGGGCGCGGAGCGACCGCCCTGTACCTGGCCCCCACCAAGGCCCTGGCAGCCGACCAGCGGCGCGCCGTACGGGCCCTCGCCGCCCCGCTCGGCAAGGGCATCCGGCCGGCCGTCTACGACGGCGACACGCCCGTCGAGGAGCGCGAGTGGGTGCGTCAGTACGCCAATTACGCGCTCACCAACCCGGACATGCTGCACCGCTCGATCCTGCCCGCCCACCCCAAGTGGGCCTCCTTCCTGCGCACCCTGCGCTACGTCGTCATCGACGAGTGCCACACCTACCGCGGCGTCTTCGGTTCACATGTCGCCCAAGTGCTGCGACGGCTTCGGCGTGTCTGCGCCCGTTACGGCGCCGATCCCGTCTTCCTCCTCGCCTCCGCCACCGCCTCCGACCCGGCCACCGCCGCGACCCGGCTGACCGGGCTGCCGGTGGTGGAGGTCACCGAGGACGCCTCCCCGCGCGGCGAAGTCGTCTTCGCCCTCTGGGAGCCCCCGCTCACCGAGCTCCACGGCGAGCGCGGCGCCCCCGTCCGCCGTACGGCCACCGCCGAGACCGCGGACCTCCTCACCGACCTCGCCGTCCAGGGCGTCCGGACCGTCGCCTTCGTGCGCTCACGGCGCGGCGCCGAGCTCGTGGCCCTGATCACCCAGGAACGCCTGGCAGCGGTGGACCGCTCCCTCCCCTCCCGGGTCGCCGCCTACCGCGGCGGCTACCTCCCGGAGGAGCGCCGCGCCATCGAGCGCGCCCTGCACACCGGCGAACTGCTGGGCCTGGCCGCCACCACCGCCCTGGAACTCGGCGTGGACGTCGCCGGCCTCGACGCCGTCCTCATCTGCGGCTACCCCGGCACCCGCGCCTCCCTGTGGCAGCAGGCCGGCCGCGCGGGCCGTACGGGCCGGGGCGCTCTCGCGGTCCTCATCGCCCGCGACGACCCTCTGGACACCTACCTCGTCCACCACCCCGAGGCCCTTTTCCGGCAGCCTGTGGAGTCCACCGTCCTCGACCCGGACAATCCGTACGTCCTCGCCCCCCATCTGTGTGCCGCGGCCGCCGAGCTGCCGCTCACCGAATCCGACCTGTCACTCTTCGGCCCCGAGACGCCGGGCCTGCTGTCCCGGCTCGAAGGCCGGAAACTGCTCCGCCGCAGGGGCTCCGCCTGGCACTGGACCCGCCGCGAGCGCGCCGTCGACCTGGCCGACATCCGGGGCGGCGGCGGCCGCCCCGTCCAGGTCGTGGAGGAGGGCACGGGCCGGCTGCTGGGCACCGTGGACGCGTCCGCCGCCCACACGGCCGTCCACGAGGGCGCCGTCCACCTCCATCAGGGCCGCACCTACCTTGTCCGCCACCTCGACTTGGAGGATTCCGTCGCCCTCGTCGAGGAGGCCGCCCCGCCGTACTCGACGACGGCCCGCGACACCACGGCCATCTCCATCCTGGAGACGAGCGCCGAGATCCCCTGGGGGGAGGCGCGGCTGTGCTTCGGCTCCGTCGAGGTCACCAATCAAGTCGTCTCCTTCCTCCGCCGCAAACTCATCACCGGCGAGGTCCTCGGCGAGTCCAAGCTGGACCTCCCGCCCCGTACGCTGCGCACCCGCGCCGTGTGGTGGACGATCACGGAGGACCACCTCGACGAGGCCCGTGTCCACCCCGAGGCCGTCGGCGGCGCCCTGCACGCCGCGGAACACGCCTCGATCGGCATGCTCCCGCTCTTCGCCACCTGCGACCGCTGGGACATCGGCGGCGTCTCGGTGCCCCTCCACCCCGACACGGCCCTGCCGACCGTCTTCGTCTACGACGGCCACCCCGGCGGCGCCGGCTTCGCCGAGCGCGCCTTCCACACCGCCGCGAGCTGGCTCACCGCCACCCGCGAGGCGATCGCCGCCTGCGAGTGCGAGACGGGCTGCCCCTCGTGCATCCAGTCCCCCAAGTGCGGCAACGGCAACGACCCACTCGACAAGCGAGCCGCCATCCGCCTCCTGACCCGCCTTCTCGCCGACGCCCCCACCGAGAAGGAGCCGGGCGCCCCGCTTCCGTAG
- a CDS encoding sodium-translocating pyrophosphatase, with protein sequence MAGPLTPEQVDFTQNLAVELTEGNRTLVLVIAAVAIAALAVAVVLVRQVLAAGEGTDSMKKIAAAVQEGANAYLARQLRTLGVFAVVVFFLLMLLPADDWSQRLGRSAFFLIGALFSAATGYIGMWLAVRANVRVAAAAREATPAEGEPQKDLTAVSHKAMKIAFRTGGVVGMFTVGLGLLGASCVVLVYAADAPKVLEGFGLGAALIAMFMRVGGGIFTKAADVGADLVGKVEQGIPEDDPRNAATIADNVGDNVGDCAGMAADLFESYAVTLVAALILGKAAFGDAGLAFPLLVPAIGVVTAMIGIFAVAPRRTDRSGMTAINRGFFISAVISLVLVAVAVFVYLPSSYADLKGIGDNAISGHDGDPRVLALVAVAIGIVLAALIQQLTGYFTETTRRPVRDIGKSSLTGPATVVLAGISIGLESAVYTALLIGLGVYGAFLLGGTSIMLALFAVALAGTGLLTTVGVIVAMDTFGPVSDNAQGIAEMSGDVTGAGAQVLTDLDAVGNTTKAITKGIAIATAVLAASALFGSYRDAIATAVADVHAKSGELGLSLDISQPNNLVGLILGAAVVFLFSGLAINAVSRSAGAVVYEVRRQFREHPGIMDYSEKPEYGRVVDICTKDALRELATPGLLAVMAPIAVGFSLGVGALGSYLAGAIGTGTLMAVFLANSGGAWDNAKKLVEDGHHGGKGSEAHAATVIGDTVGDPFKDTAGPAINPLLKVMNLVALLIAPAVVKFSYGDDANSGLRIGVAVLAIVVIVAAVYVSKRRGVVVGDDEESPGPAAKPVDRAVVS encoded by the coding sequence ATGGCGGGGCCCCTTACCCCTGAACAGGTGGACTTCACTCAGAACCTCGCGGTCGAGCTGACCGAGGGCAACCGCACGCTGGTGCTGGTGATCGCGGCCGTCGCGATCGCGGCACTCGCGGTGGCCGTGGTGCTGGTGCGTCAGGTGCTTGCGGCAGGCGAAGGCACCGACAGCATGAAAAAGATCGCCGCGGCGGTGCAGGAAGGCGCGAATGCCTATCTTGCCCGGCAGTTGCGGACGCTCGGCGTTTTCGCCGTGGTCGTCTTCTTCCTGCTCATGCTGCTGCCCGCCGACGACTGGTCACAGCGCCTCGGGCGTTCGGCCTTCTTTCTGATCGGCGCGCTCTTCTCCGCGGCCACCGGTTATATCGGCATGTGGCTCGCGGTGCGCGCCAATGTGCGGGTCGCCGCCGCCGCTCGTGAGGCCACTCCCGCCGAGGGCGAGCCGCAGAAAGATCTGACGGCCGTGTCGCACAAGGCCATGAAGATCGCGTTCCGTACGGGCGGTGTCGTCGGCATGTTCACGGTGGGCCTCGGTCTGCTGGGCGCCTCCTGCGTGGTGCTGGTGTACGCGGCCGACGCGCCCAAGGTGCTGGAGGGATTCGGCCTCGGCGCGGCGCTCATCGCCATGTTCATGAGGGTCGGCGGCGGCATCTTCACCAAGGCCGCGGACGTCGGCGCCGACCTGGTCGGCAAGGTCGAGCAGGGCATCCCCGAGGACGACCCGCGCAATGCCGCCACCATCGCGGACAACGTGGGCGACAACGTCGGCGACTGCGCGGGCATGGCGGCGGACCTCTTCGAGTCCTACGCCGTGACCCTCGTCGCCGCGCTGATTCTCGGCAAGGCCGCCTTCGGCGACGCGGGCCTCGCCTTCCCGCTGCTCGTTCCCGCCATCGGTGTGGTCACCGCGATGATCGGCATCTTCGCGGTCGCGCCCCGCCGCACCGACCGCAGCGGCATGACCGCCATCAACCGCGGCTTCTTCATCTCGGCCGTCATCTCACTGGTCCTGGTGGCCGTGGCGGTGTTCGTGTATCTCCCGTCGAGCTACGCGGACTTGAAGGGCATCGGGGACAACGCCATCAGCGGCCACGACGGGGACCCGCGCGTCCTCGCGCTCGTCGCCGTGGCCATCGGCATCGTGCTCGCGGCGCTCATCCAGCAGCTCACGGGCTACTTCACGGAGACCACGCGGCGGCCCGTGCGGGACATCGGCAAGTCGTCCCTGACCGGCCCCGCCACCGTCGTCCTCGCCGGCATCTCCATCGGCCTGGAGTCGGCGGTCTACACGGCGCTGCTGATCGGGCTCGGCGTCTACGGGGCGTTCCTGCTCGGCGGCACGTCGATCATGCTGGCGCTGTTCGCCGTCGCCCTCGCCGGTACGGGCCTGCTGACGACCGTCGGCGTGATCGTCGCCATGGACACCTTCGGACCCGTCTCCGACAACGCGCAGGGCATCGCCGAGATGTCCGGTGACGTCACGGGCGCGGGCGCGCAGGTGCTGACCGACCTCGACGCCGTGGGCAACACGACCAAGGCCATCACCAAGGGCATAGCCATCGCCACGGCGGTGCTCGCCGCGTCGGCCCTGTTCGGTTCGTACCGGGACGCGATCGCCACGGCCGTGGCGGATGTGCATGCCAAGTCCGGGGAGTTGGGGCTGAGCCTGGACATCTCGCAGCCCAACAACCTGGTCGGGCTGATCCTCGGCGCCGCCGTCGTCTTCCTCTTCTCGGGGCTGGCGATCAACGCGGTGTCGCGGTCGGCGGGTGCGGTGGTCTACGAGGTGCGGCGGCAGTTCCGCGAGCACCCCGGGATCATGGACTACAGCGAGAAGCCGGAGTACGGGCGCGTGGTGGACATCTGCACCAAGGACGCGCTGCGCGAACTCGCCACCCCCGGCCTGCTCGCCGTGATGGCGCCCATCGCCGTCGGCTTCTCGCTCGGGGTCGGTGCCCTCGGCTCGTATCTCGCCGGCGCGATCGGTACCGGCACCCTGATGGCGGTGTTCCTCGCCAACTCCGGCGGTGCCTGGGACAACGCCAAGAAGCTCGTGGAGGACGGGCACCACGGCGGCAAGGGCAGTGAGGCACATGCCGCGACGGTCATCGGCGACACGGTCGGCGACCCCTTCAAGGACACCGCCGGTCCGGCGATCAACCCGCTGCTGAAGGTGATGAACCTGGTGGCGCTGCTGATCGCTCCCGCGGTGGTGAAGTTCTCCTACGGCGACGACGCCAACAGCGGGCTGCGGATCGGCGTCGCGGTGCTCGCCATCGTCGTCATCGTGGCCGCGGTCTACGTCTCCAAGCGGCGCGGAGTCGTCGTGGGCGACGACGAGGAGAGCCCCGGTCCGGCGGCGAAACCCGTCGACCGGGCGGTGGTGTCCTAA